One Corynebacterium appendicis CIP 107643 DNA window includes the following coding sequences:
- a CDS encoding helix-turn-helix domain-containing protein, whose product MRIDDYRESNSQEFDFDELVDDPEIRAAMDDAEERLAITEALRASRTQSGLSQKYVAAEMRTTQSAVSDFERGETDPQLSTIQRYARATGAKVRILIDRPGNVTSMVPPYASVSKKVSAPDASGQRPQLKLLPSYRNIRVS is encoded by the coding sequence ATGCGTATCGACGACTACCGTGAGTCCAATTCCCAAGAATTCGACTTCGACGAACTTGTTGACGACCCCGAAATTCGTGCTGCCATGGACGACGCCGAGGAACGGCTCGCCATCACCGAAGCGCTTCGTGCGAGCCGCACGCAGTCGGGCCTTTCCCAGAAGTATGTCGCGGCTGAAATGCGGACGACCCAGTCGGCCGTGTCCGATTTCGAGCGCGGCGAGACCGACCCCCAGCTTTCGACCATTCAGCGCTACGCACGCGCGACCGGCGCGAAAGTCCGCATCCTCATCGACCGCCCGGGCAATGTGACCAGCATGGTCCCCCCGTATGCTTCAGTGTCCAAGAAAGTCTCTGCGCCGGACGCCAGCGGGCAGCGACCGCAATTGAAACTTCTGCCTTCCTACCGGAATATCCGGGTGAGCTAA
- a CDS encoding acylphosphatase encodes MSTTRMTAFVTGHVQGVGFRWWTRSRALELGLAGYAKNLSDGRVEVVAEGEQVDVDKLLALLEEQPSTAKRPGEVRAVVPQYSEPRGAAGFEER; translated from the coding sequence ATGAGCACCACACGCATGACAGCTTTCGTCACCGGCCACGTTCAAGGGGTCGGCTTCCGCTGGTGGACGCGCAGTCGCGCCCTCGAACTCGGTTTGGCCGGCTACGCAAAGAACCTGAGCGACGGACGCGTGGAAGTGGTGGCGGAAGGGGAGCAAGTGGACGTCGATAAGCTCCTCGCCCTTCTTGAAGAGCAGCCGTCGACCGCCAAGCGCCCGGGTGAGGTGCGCGCGGTCGTGCCGCAGTACAGCGAGCCGAGGGGTGCTGCCGGATTCGAAGAGCGCTAA
- a CDS encoding DivIVA domain-containing protein — MYRVFEALDELVNTVEQAYGVPMTSNCMVPRNEVLALLDDIRNAFPVEIDDAQDVLDKQDEILRGAEDRADAIIGDAEGEAQRLVSDAHNESEAMLSDAQQRSTLMVANAEEDANNTVTRARDEAEQTVERARREAERLVADGNESYDRSVAEGLEEQQRLVSEAEVTRRADEEAHRIVESAHAESSRLRGECDDYVDGKLAEFEETLSGVLRTVTSDRSALRQGAGASGRYEREVRGDRAERGGYAR, encoded by the coding sequence ATGTACCGCGTATTTGAAGCTCTCGATGAACTGGTCAATACCGTTGAACAGGCCTACGGCGTTCCGATGACGTCGAATTGCATGGTTCCCCGCAACGAAGTGCTCGCGCTTCTCGACGACATCCGCAACGCCTTCCCCGTCGAGATCGACGATGCGCAGGATGTTCTGGATAAGCAGGACGAGATCCTGCGCGGTGCCGAGGACCGCGCGGACGCGATTATCGGCGACGCGGAAGGGGAGGCCCAACGCCTTGTCTCCGACGCGCACAATGAATCCGAGGCTATGCTGAGCGATGCTCAGCAGCGTTCGACCCTCATGGTCGCCAACGCTGAGGAAGACGCCAACAACACCGTCACCCGCGCTCGCGATGAGGCGGAGCAGACGGTGGAGCGCGCTCGCCGAGAAGCGGAGCGTCTTGTCGCGGACGGTAACGAATCCTACGACCGTTCCGTCGCTGAAGGTCTGGAAGAGCAGCAACGTCTTGTCTCCGAAGCCGAGGTCACCCGCCGCGCCGACGAAGAGGCGCACCGCATCGTCGAATCCGCCCACGCGGAGTCCAGCCGTCTGCGCGGCGAATGCGACGACTATGTCGACGGCAAGCTCGCCGAATTCGAGGAGACGCTGAGCGGCGTGCTGCGCACCGTCACCTCCGACCGTTCGGCCCTGCGCCAGGGGGCCGGCGCGTCCGGCCGCTACGAGCGCGAGGTGCGCGGTGACCGTGCCGAACGAGGCGGCTACGCCCGCTAA
- a CDS encoding YceD family protein: MATNPFVVDVSEALRGDGLPVTTTLTGPSPSRIGPEMIAIPEGQEVTVEATVTPLGGGVLVDATATAQLKGQCVRCLRELTPTEEISVSQVFSGSDDFITGDDAGEEDDGSGDDVPRIIDDTVNLEQAFIDEAGLNLPFNPVCEPACPEDSDVPTPDGVSGEKNDLVDPRWAGLEKFLSDEDSGSKK, encoded by the coding sequence ATGGCTACTAATCCGTTTGTTGTGGATGTGTCGGAAGCTCTGCGTGGCGACGGACTTCCGGTGACCACCACCTTGACCGGCCCGTCGCCCTCGCGCATCGGCCCGGAAATGATCGCCATCCCCGAAGGCCAAGAGGTCACCGTCGAAGCGACCGTCACGCCGCTCGGTGGAGGCGTGCTTGTCGACGCCACGGCGACCGCCCAGCTCAAAGGCCAGTGCGTCCGCTGCCTCCGTGAGCTCACCCCGACGGAGGAGATCTCCGTCTCCCAGGTCTTTTCGGGCTCCGACGACTTCATCACCGGCGATGACGCCGGCGAAGAGGACGACGGTTCGGGCGACGACGTGCCGCGCATTATCGACGACACAGTGAACCTCGAGCAGGCGTTCATCGACGAAGCCGGCCTGAATCTCCCGTTCAACCCGGTCTGCGAGCCGGCGTGCCCGGAGGACTCCGACGTGCCCACCCCCGACGGGGTGTCCGGCGAGAAGAACGATCTCGTCGACCCGCGCTGGGCGGGCCTGGAGAAATTCCTGTCCGACGAGGACAGCGGCTCTAAGAAGTAG
- a CDS encoding protein-export chaperone SecB has protein sequence MAKEIDHAALRVRAGAIAGTSNLFDVRLAQSNVGLNRVPAPTAQLNVDVEMSPSASISLDDDEAGLLLVNVEFHVRIADTGENAEPVAEVECAFVAAFESHPDSEPSGDELEAFAETTGLFAVYPYAREYISDVTRRMGLPALVLDLLKR, from the coding sequence ATGGCCAAAGAAATCGATCACGCAGCCCTCCGCGTTCGAGCGGGAGCGATCGCGGGCACTAGCAATCTCTTTGATGTCCGCCTGGCTCAGTCGAATGTGGGCCTCAACCGGGTGCCGGCGCCTACAGCTCAGCTCAATGTGGACGTCGAGATGTCGCCGTCCGCGAGCATATCGCTCGACGATGACGAAGCCGGCCTGTTGCTCGTGAACGTGGAATTCCACGTCCGCATAGCTGACACCGGCGAGAACGCGGAGCCGGTCGCGGAGGTGGAGTGCGCGTTCGTGGCGGCATTCGAGTCCCATCCCGACAGCGAGCCGAGCGGAGACGAGCTCGAGGCATTCGCTGAGACGACAGGTCTTTTCGCGGTGTACCCCTACGCGCGCGAGTACATCTCAGATGTCACGCGACGCATGGGTTTGCCTGCTCTCGTGCTCGACCTGCTCAAGCGGTAG
- the rnc gene encoding ribonuclease III, whose protein sequence is MPRAKKNKIPGDQALAEAFAAVDHTPLLDELGVEIDADELRLALTHRSFANEHGTLPNNERLEFVGDAVLGLTIANALFEKFPSRPESDLSPMRARIVSRYGLAEVAREIGLGAHILLGKGEETTGGRDKDSILADTTEAVLGAIYRQHGFNPTRDVILRLFGDKIDNAHWIQDWKTELQERVAELGGNPPVYTATAAGPEHEQVFTAQALIDGTSRGTGRGHNKKTAEQNAAREAFFYLKDHPETIALRKG, encoded by the coding sequence GTGCCACGCGCGAAAAAGAACAAGATTCCTGGCGACCAGGCCTTGGCTGAAGCCTTCGCGGCCGTCGACCACACGCCGCTGCTGGACGAGCTCGGCGTCGAGATCGACGCGGATGAGCTGCGTCTCGCGCTCACGCACCGCTCGTTCGCGAACGAGCACGGCACTCTGCCGAATAACGAGCGACTCGAGTTCGTGGGTGATGCCGTGCTGGGGCTGACCATCGCGAACGCGCTGTTCGAGAAATTCCCGTCCCGGCCCGAGTCGGACTTGTCCCCGATGCGAGCCCGCATCGTGTCGCGCTACGGGCTCGCCGAGGTCGCGCGCGAGATCGGCCTCGGCGCGCACATCCTGCTCGGCAAAGGCGAGGAGACCACAGGCGGCCGCGACAAGGACTCGATTCTCGCGGACACCACCGAGGCGGTGCTCGGCGCTATCTACCGCCAGCACGGCTTCAACCCCACGCGGGATGTCATCCTGCGCCTTTTCGGCGACAAGATCGACAACGCCCATTGGATCCAGGACTGGAAGACCGAGCTCCAGGAGCGCGTCGCGGAACTCGGCGGCAACCCGCCCGTCTACACCGCCACCGCCGCGGGCCCGGAGCACGAGCAAGTCTTCACCGCGCAGGCGCTTATCGACGGCACCTCCCGCGGCACCGGCCGCGGCCACAACAAGAAGACCGCGGAGCAGAACGCCGCCCGCGAAGCCTTCTTCTATCTCAAAGACCACCCGGAAACCATCGCGTTGCGTAAAGGATAG
- a CDS encoding type II toxin-antitoxin system RelE/ParE family toxin: MSKKEFRSLTKEGQGALAARIKQLAQARIGLSDLRHLRGELYEIRAQVGNNHFRVIVIQDSPVHFIILSCFYKNQQKTPKQELAKAEQRLKRWRSGN; encoded by the coding sequence GTGAGCAAGAAGGAATTCCGCTCGCTCACCAAAGAAGGCCAAGGTGCGTTAGCCGCCAGGATCAAGCAGCTGGCGCAGGCGAGAATCGGGCTTTCCGATCTGCGTCATCTACGGGGAGAGCTCTACGAAATCCGGGCCCAGGTGGGAAACAACCACTTCAGGGTGATCGTCATCCAGGACTCCCCTGTCCACTTCATCATTTTGTCCTGCTTTTACAAGAACCAGCAGAAGACGCCGAAGCAGGAGCTGGCCAAAGCAGAGCAGCGCTTGAAACGGTGGCGCTCCGGGAATTGA
- the mutM gene encoding bifunctional DNA-formamidopyrimidine glycosylase/DNA-(apurinic or apyrimidinic site) lyase: MPELPEVEVVRRGLDAHVVGSTFGVVEALHPRAVRGNDVDLAAVLPGLTITGTDRRGKFLWLTLSDGAALLVHLRMSGQMLVGAPGLVDSPHLRIRAELHGPAGIQELSFIDQRTFGSWQYVPLTGPDSEAAASGFRSVPATIPHIAPDPFEPEFDPVATARKIRTKKVAAKTVLLDQSVVSGIGSIYADEAMWAARVKPTRKGKALRQRDAVALLEESRAVMARALEAGGTSFDSLYVNVNGASGYFSRSLNAYGQAGKPCARCGSPIVRTVVNGRSSYYCPVCQTR; the protein is encoded by the coding sequence GTGCCTGAGCTCCCTGAAGTGGAAGTGGTGCGCCGCGGACTCGACGCGCACGTGGTCGGGTCGACATTCGGCGTCGTCGAGGCGCTGCACCCGCGCGCCGTTCGCGGCAACGATGTCGACCTCGCCGCGGTTCTGCCCGGATTGACCATTACTGGCACAGACCGACGCGGCAAATTTCTCTGGCTCACGCTTTCCGACGGTGCCGCGCTTCTTGTCCACCTCCGCATGTCCGGCCAGATGCTCGTCGGCGCACCTGGGCTGGTCGACAGCCCTCATCTGCGCATCCGGGCGGAATTGCACGGGCCTGCTGGCATTCAGGAACTCTCCTTTATCGACCAGCGCACCTTCGGCTCCTGGCAGTATGTTCCGCTCACCGGTCCGGACAGCGAAGCGGCGGCGAGCGGGTTCCGGTCCGTGCCCGCCACCATCCCGCACATCGCGCCGGATCCGTTCGAGCCCGAGTTCGATCCGGTGGCCACTGCGAGAAAGATCCGCACGAAGAAGGTCGCGGCCAAGACTGTCCTGCTTGACCAATCCGTGGTCAGCGGCATCGGCTCTATCTATGCCGACGAGGCGATGTGGGCCGCGCGTGTGAAACCCACCCGCAAGGGCAAAGCTCTACGGCAGCGCGATGCCGTGGCACTGCTCGAGGAATCCCGCGCCGTCATGGCACGCGCGCTCGAGGCAGGCGGCACAAGCTTCGACTCCCTCTACGTCAACGTCAACGGCGCAAGCGGCTACTTCTCCCGCTCGTTGAACGCCTACGGGCAAGCGGGAAAGCCGTGCGCACGGTGTGGCAGTCCGATCGTGCGTACGGTGGTCAACGGCCGGTCGAGCTATTACTGCCCGGTGTGCCAGACGCGCTGA
- a CDS encoding alanine/glycine:cation symporter family protein — translation MEKLESLVTDSVNDNLWKVIPFLLLGAGVYFGLRTIFVQIRMVPEMFKAVAESPKGKDRDGRDLDGEYGGISAFKAFTISAASRVGTGNIAGVALAITLGGPGAVFWMWIIALVGGATAFVESTLAQLWKTKDTEGNYHGGPAYYITRGLGEKWKPLAVIFAVAISITYGFIYNAIQTNSIVEAVGGSLGTDSNTMKAVVAGVVAVVAALIIFGGVTRIANVTQVVVPFMALAYIIVGLIVLVVNYREIPGMFSLIVEHALGLKEIAGAAVGAAFMNGMRRGLFSNEAGQGSAPNAAATATVSHPVKQGLVQTLGVYFDTLFVCSITAFIVLLGPAPIYGEEVQSAALTQSSLSDSVGAWGAHFITFVLFFLAFSSVIGNYYLAQANIEYLTDKKSVLTVFRLGVIGFVIFGAFGSLPLVWALGDTMAATMVIINLIAIVPLGGIAFKLLKNYSEQRAQGIDPVFHRDMLPELKNVEFWDGSDPVTRRSAEDRVTVDEARRDGAAEDTDEGGLTRI, via the coding sequence ATGGAAAAACTCGAGTCGCTCGTGACGGACTCCGTCAACGACAACCTGTGGAAAGTCATCCCGTTCCTGCTGTTGGGAGCGGGAGTGTACTTCGGTCTGCGCACCATTTTCGTTCAAATCCGCATGGTGCCCGAGATGTTCAAAGCTGTCGCGGAAAGCCCGAAAGGCAAAGACCGCGACGGACGCGACCTCGACGGAGAATACGGCGGCATCTCCGCCTTCAAAGCATTCACGATCTCTGCTGCCTCGCGCGTGGGCACCGGCAATATTGCGGGCGTAGCGCTGGCCATCACCTTGGGCGGCCCGGGAGCCGTCTTCTGGATGTGGATCATCGCCCTGGTCGGCGGCGCGACCGCATTCGTTGAGTCCACACTCGCGCAGCTCTGGAAGACCAAGGACACCGAAGGCAACTACCACGGCGGCCCGGCGTACTACATCACGCGCGGTCTCGGCGAGAAGTGGAAGCCGCTGGCAGTCATCTTCGCCGTGGCCATCTCGATCACCTACGGCTTCATCTACAACGCCATCCAGACCAACTCCATCGTCGAAGCCGTCGGCGGCTCTCTGGGCACCGACTCGAACACCATGAAGGCAGTCGTCGCCGGCGTCGTCGCCGTCGTCGCTGCCTTGATCATCTTCGGCGGCGTCACCCGTATCGCCAATGTGACCCAGGTGGTCGTCCCGTTCATGGCACTGGCGTACATCATTGTCGGGCTCATCGTGCTCGTTGTGAACTACCGCGAGATCCCCGGAATGTTCTCCCTCATCGTCGAGCACGCGCTAGGCTTGAAGGAAATCGCCGGTGCGGCTGTTGGCGCCGCATTCATGAACGGTATGCGTCGCGGCCTGTTCTCCAACGAGGCCGGCCAAGGTTCCGCCCCGAACGCCGCCGCCACCGCGACGGTATCCCACCCGGTCAAGCAGGGCCTGGTGCAGACCCTGGGCGTCTACTTCGACACCCTCTTCGTTTGCTCTATCACGGCCTTCATCGTCCTGCTCGGGCCGGCACCGATCTACGGTGAAGAGGTTCAGAGTGCCGCATTAACGCAGTCCTCCCTGTCTGACTCGGTCGGCGCGTGGGGTGCTCACTTCATCACATTCGTCCTGTTCTTCCTGGCGTTCTCCTCCGTGATCGGCAACTACTACCTCGCGCAGGCTAATATCGAGTACCTGACCGACAAGAAGTCCGTTCTCACCGTCTTCCGGCTCGGCGTGATCGGCTTCGTCATCTTCGGCGCGTTCGGCTCTCTGCCGTTGGTGTGGGCGCTCGGCGACACGATGGCCGCCACCATGGTCATCATTAACCTGATCGCGATCGTGCCGCTCGGCGGCATCGCCTTCAAGCTGCTCAAGAACTACAGCGAGCAACGCGCCCAGGGCATCGACCCTGTCTTCCACCGCGACATGCTGCCTGAGCTGAAGAACGTCGAGTTCTGGGACGGCTCCGACCCGGTCACCCGGCGCAGCGCCGAGGACCGCGTCACCGTGGACGAAGCGCGCCGCGACGGCGCCGCCGAGGACACCGACGAGGGTGGCTTGACGCGGATCTAA
- the smc gene encoding chromosome segregation protein SMC, producing the protein MHLTSLTLKGFKSFASATTMKFEQGICAVVGPNGSGKSNVVDALAWVMGEQGAKNLRGGKMEDVIFAGAGDRKQLGRAEVTLTFDNTDGRLPIEYSSVAITRRMFRDGASEYEINGSKARLMDIQELLSDSGIGREMHIIVGQGKLNEILESRPEDRRAFIEEAAGVLKHRRRREKAQRKLTGMQANLDRLTDLTDELGKQLKPLARQAEAAQRAATVQADVRDARLRLAGHKVVALRASLDDASRAAHLHAQQVETVTEQLTEAESHLSEVEEMHSAAAANSERAQQLWFGLSSLAERTSATLRIATERASHVGDTTEYRGQDPDDLIARAERAEQQHADALAEYEKAEARRKQIAERVGELAEKARAAEAEHMAQVRAIADRREGVVRLLAQEESQVAAVESAKQEIARLAAAADETRARAQEAEAEAQAAAEKVAEIARGREPLENAHVRAAAETDAAEQRLEQLRAEQKAREKAVYSLSARIATLSETAPVAEAADVLGEKFAPVADRMKPDKGVEKALAAALGAHAEALAGDVDDSAIADELGNASRAVVVDTGAGGQSWRLDGTPPAGTTWLLDHVSLDDDVVGPITRILVDVVLADDVAAARRAIADDPRLRAVTPDGVAVGEGWLAAGSGGASSVEVAAQIEAATAELDEAQAELDELSGTFEGAKIAAEEARVAAASAKAALKEHDAQAESWKRDHQRLVKQAEQAQKQHASSAKQANEADIRLSGREKSLAETRDRLSRVERPDSDEEADATARDEANAALTTARSEEMEATLAARSTQQAVDNVAGRGAALRRQAEHERQAKARHDVAMARKRAQAELAQAVAEHARDLAAKIAGSLEHATQRRDTLSADVKQLAARQSHARETVSALRKQLARLGDTSHAADIAREQAQVRIDEAETKIVEQLGIAIDDLLADYSPAEDFDEAEEKKRLKKAEKDLAALGKVNPLALEEYKALEERYSFLSTQLADVVQARKDLAGVIDDVDKQILQLFTDAWHDVEREFPRVFDTLFPGGEARLLLTDPSDMLTTGIEIEARPPGKKVKRLSLLSGGEKSLTALAMLVAIFRARPSPFYVLDEVEAALDDVNLRRLIALLEELREDSQLIVITHQKPTMDVANVLYGVTMRGDGVTRVISQRMNPAPRETAD; encoded by the coding sequence ATGCACCTGACATCGCTGACGCTCAAAGGATTCAAGTCCTTTGCGTCTGCGACGACGATGAAATTCGAGCAGGGCATTTGCGCGGTCGTCGGGCCGAATGGCTCGGGCAAGTCGAATGTGGTCGACGCGCTCGCTTGGGTGATGGGGGAGCAGGGCGCGAAGAATTTGCGCGGCGGGAAGATGGAGGACGTCATCTTCGCTGGCGCAGGCGATCGCAAGCAGTTGGGCCGCGCGGAAGTGACGCTGACCTTCGACAACACGGACGGCAGGCTGCCGATCGAGTACTCGTCCGTGGCCATTACGCGCCGTATGTTCCGCGACGGCGCCAGCGAATACGAGATCAACGGCTCCAAGGCGCGCCTCATGGACATCCAGGAGCTGCTCAGCGACTCGGGCATCGGTCGCGAGATGCACATCATCGTCGGCCAGGGCAAGCTCAACGAGATCCTCGAGTCGCGTCCAGAGGATCGCCGCGCGTTCATCGAAGAGGCCGCGGGTGTGCTCAAGCACCGTCGCCGCCGCGAGAAAGCGCAGCGCAAGCTCACGGGCATGCAGGCGAACCTGGACCGCCTCACGGACCTCACCGACGAGCTGGGCAAGCAGCTCAAGCCGCTCGCACGTCAGGCCGAGGCCGCGCAGCGCGCCGCGACCGTCCAAGCGGATGTCCGCGACGCGCGTCTGCGCCTTGCGGGCCACAAGGTGGTCGCGCTCAGAGCATCGCTTGACGACGCCTCCCGTGCCGCCCACCTCCACGCCCAGCAGGTCGAGACTGTCACCGAGCAGCTGACCGAGGCGGAATCGCACCTGTCCGAGGTCGAGGAGATGCACTCGGCGGCGGCCGCGAATTCGGAGCGGGCGCAGCAGCTCTGGTTCGGGTTGTCGTCGTTGGCGGAGCGGACCTCGGCGACGCTGCGCATCGCCACCGAGCGTGCCTCGCATGTCGGTGACACGACCGAATACCGCGGGCAGGACCCCGACGATCTGATCGCGCGGGCGGAGCGCGCCGAACAGCAGCACGCCGACGCGTTGGCCGAATACGAAAAGGCGGAAGCCCGCCGCAAACAGATCGCGGAGCGGGTCGGTGAGCTCGCAGAAAAAGCTCGCGCAGCCGAGGCCGAGCACATGGCCCAGGTCCGCGCGATCGCCGACCGCCGCGAAGGCGTCGTGCGCTTGCTCGCCCAGGAAGAGAGCCAAGTCGCCGCAGTGGAGTCCGCGAAGCAGGAGATCGCGCGTCTTGCCGCCGCCGCAGACGAGACCCGGGCACGCGCGCAGGAAGCCGAGGCGGAAGCGCAAGCAGCCGCCGAGAAAGTCGCCGAGATCGCCAGGGGCCGCGAGCCCCTCGAGAATGCCCATGTCCGCGCCGCCGCAGAAACCGACGCCGCCGAGCAGCGCTTGGAGCAGCTCCGTGCGGAGCAAAAGGCGAGGGAGAAGGCGGTGTATTCGCTCTCGGCCCGTATCGCGACGCTCAGCGAGACCGCCCCTGTCGCGGAGGCCGCAGATGTCTTGGGCGAGAAATTCGCGCCTGTCGCCGACCGTATGAAGCCGGATAAAGGCGTGGAAAAAGCCCTCGCAGCGGCACTCGGGGCCCACGCGGAAGCACTCGCCGGCGACGTCGACGACAGCGCGATCGCCGACGAGCTCGGCAACGCCTCCCGCGCCGTCGTCGTCGACACCGGCGCAGGCGGCCAGTCTTGGCGCCTCGATGGCACACCACCCGCTGGAACTACCTGGCTGCTCGACCACGTCAGCCTCGACGACGATGTCGTCGGTCCCATCACCCGCATTCTCGTCGATGTGGTTCTCGCCGACGATGTGGCCGCCGCGCGCCGGGCAATCGCCGACGACCCTCGACTGCGTGCAGTGACCCCCGACGGTGTTGCCGTCGGCGAAGGCTGGCTCGCCGCCGGTTCCGGCGGCGCCTCCAGCGTGGAGGTAGCCGCCCAGATCGAGGCCGCCACGGCAGAACTCGACGAGGCCCAGGCGGAACTCGACGAGCTGTCCGGCACCTTCGAAGGTGCCAAGATCGCCGCGGAGGAAGCGCGCGTGGCCGCCGCGTCGGCGAAGGCTGCGCTCAAAGAGCACGACGCGCAGGCCGAATCGTGGAAGCGCGACCACCAGCGCCTAGTCAAACAGGCGGAGCAGGCCCAGAAGCAGCATGCCAGCTCCGCGAAGCAGGCCAACGAGGCGGACATTCGGCTCAGCGGGCGCGAGAAATCACTCGCCGAGACCCGCGACCGCCTTTCCCGCGTCGAACGCCCCGACTCCGACGAGGAAGCCGATGCGACTGCGCGCGACGAAGCGAACGCGGCGCTCACGACAGCCCGGTCGGAGGAAATGGAAGCGACTCTCGCCGCCCGTTCCACCCAGCAGGCGGTGGACAACGTGGCGGGGAGGGGAGCGGCGCTCCGCAGACAAGCGGAGCACGAGAGGCAGGCGAAAGCGCGGCACGATGTGGCGATGGCGCGCAAGCGAGCGCAGGCCGAGCTCGCACAGGCCGTTGCGGAGCACGCGCGCGACCTCGCCGCGAAAATCGCAGGCTCGCTCGAGCACGCCACGCAGCGCCGCGACACGCTTTCCGCCGACGTGAAGCAGCTCGCCGCGCGGCAATCGCACGCCCGCGAGACGGTCAGCGCGCTGCGGAAGCAGCTCGCCCGGCTCGGCGACACCTCGCACGCCGCGGACATCGCCCGCGAGCAGGCGCAGGTGCGCATCGACGAAGCGGAAACAAAGATCGTCGAACAGCTCGGCATCGCCATCGACGACCTGCTCGCCGACTACTCGCCCGCCGAGGACTTCGACGAGGCAGAAGAAAAGAAGCGCCTGAAGAAAGCGGAGAAAGATCTCGCCGCGCTCGGCAAGGTCAACCCGCTCGCGCTCGAGGAGTACAAGGCGCTCGAGGAGCGATACAGCTTCCTGTCCACCCAACTCGCCGACGTGGTCCAGGCGAGGAAGGACCTGGCGGGGGTGATCGATGACGTCGATAAGCAAATCTTGCAGCTTTTCACCGACGCGTGGCACGACGTCGAACGCGAATTCCCCCGCGTGTTCGACACCTTGTTCCCGGGCGGCGAAGCGCGCCTTTTGCTCACCGACCCGTCGGACATGCTCACGACTGGCATCGAGATCGAGGCGCGCCCGCCGGGCAAGAAAGTCAAGCGGCTGTCGCTGCTCTCCGGCGGCGAGAAATCGCTCACCGCGCTGGCCATGCTCGTGGCCATCTTCCGCGCGCGCCCCAGCCCGTTCTACGTCCTCGACGAGGTCGAAGCTGCGCTTGACGACGTCAACCTCCGCCGCCTCATCGCCCTCCTTGAAGAACTCCGCGAAGACTCGCAGCTCATCGTGATCACCCACCAAAAACCAACGATGGATGTAGCGAATGTGCTCTACGGCGTGACCATGCGCGGCGACGGGGTCACCCGCGTCATTTCCCAGCGCATGAACCCTGCCCCGCGCGAGACTGCCGACTAG